A window from Theobroma cacao cultivar B97-61/B2 chromosome 3, Criollo_cocoa_genome_V2, whole genome shotgun sequence encodes these proteins:
- the LOC18603833 gene encoding ribosomal RNA small subunit methyltransferase G isoform X3: MVVCRCKILNVPSSLGTLVKHLPLSKPKTSFPPPQTLSFNSQTSAAIRSSSSFETLTSRQKDQVRLYVDALLQWNQKMNLTAVKEVSEVMDRHIEDSLAIIPPIQNSYVSSCNDSFDNLRIVDVGTGAGLPGLVLAIACPGWAVTLVESVNKRCLFLEHVVNLTGLSNVQVVRERAENLGQDIGFREKFDVAVARAVAEMRVLAEYCLPLVRVGGLFVAAKGHDPKEEVRNAERAIKLLGASILQLRSVESHSPHGRRTAIICLKNHPTPRKYPRGPGTPTKVPL, encoded by the exons ATGGTAGTTTGCCGTTGCAAAATCCTCAACGTCCCATCCTCTCTGGGAACTCTTGTCAAACACCTTCCATTATCCAAACCCAAAACCTCCTTTCCACCGCCGCAAACCCTCAGCTTTAACTCTCAAACGTCCGCCGCAATTCGCagctcttcttcttttgaaaCCTTGACTTCCCGCCAAAAGGACCAGGTTCGTCTCTACGTCGACGCTTTGCTTCAATGGAACCAG AAAATGAATCTGACGGCTGTCAAAGAAGTTAGTGAAGTAATGGATAGGCACATTGAAGATTCCCTTGCTATTATTCCTCCTATTCAAAACTCTTATGTCTCAAGTTGTAACGATTCATTTGACAATCTCAGAATTGTTGATGTGGGAACTGGTGCCGGGCTCCCTGGCTTGGTTTTAGCTATTGCTTGTCCTG GTTGGGCAGTAACGTTGGTTGAGTCTGTGAACAAGAGATGTCTTTTCCTGGAGCATGTGGTAAATCTTACTGGGCTGTCCAATGTTCAGGTTGTAAGGGAAAGAGCAGAG AATCTGGGGCAGGATATCGGCTTCAGAGAGAAATTTGATGTAGCAGTGGCCAGGGCAGTCGCAGAAATGAGAGTTCTAG cTGAATACTGCCTTCCTCTGGTTCGTGTTGGTGGGTTGTTTGTCGCTGCAAAAGGTCATGATCCTAAA GAGGAAGTTAGAAATGCAGAAAGAGCAATCAAATTGTTGGGTGCTTCCATATTGCAACTCCGCTCAG TGGAATCACACAGCCCACATGGACGGAGAACTGCTATCATTTGCTTAAAAAATCACCCCACTCCAAGAAAATATCCACGTGGTCCAGGTACACCGACAAAAGTGCCACTCTGA
- the LOC18603833 gene encoding ribosomal RNA small subunit methyltransferase G isoform X1, which produces MVVCRCKILNVPSSLGTLVKHLPLSKPKTSFPPPQTLSFNSQTSAAIRSSSSFETLTSRQKDQVRLYVDALLQWNQKMNLTAVKEVSEVMDRHIEDSLAIIPPIQNSYVSSCNDSFDNLRIVDVGTGAGLPGLVLAIACPGWAVTLVESVNKRCLFLEHVVNLTGLSNVQVVRERAENLGQDIGFREKFDVAVARAVAEMRVLAEYCLPLVRVGGLFVAAKGHDPKEEVRNAERAIKLLGASILQLRSVESHSPHGRRTAIICLKNHPTPRKYPRGPGKKCKGVHFPVKQLTWHRDMDNTVPQLGEGT; this is translated from the exons ATGGTAGTTTGCCGTTGCAAAATCCTCAACGTCCCATCCTCTCTGGGAACTCTTGTCAAACACCTTCCATTATCCAAACCCAAAACCTCCTTTCCACCGCCGCAAACCCTCAGCTTTAACTCTCAAACGTCCGCCGCAATTCGCagctcttcttcttttgaaaCCTTGACTTCCCGCCAAAAGGACCAGGTTCGTCTCTACGTCGACGCTTTGCTTCAATGGAACCAG AAAATGAATCTGACGGCTGTCAAAGAAGTTAGTGAAGTAATGGATAGGCACATTGAAGATTCCCTTGCTATTATTCCTCCTATTCAAAACTCTTATGTCTCAAGTTGTAACGATTCATTTGACAATCTCAGAATTGTTGATGTGGGAACTGGTGCCGGGCTCCCTGGCTTGGTTTTAGCTATTGCTTGTCCTG GTTGGGCAGTAACGTTGGTTGAGTCTGTGAACAAGAGATGTCTTTTCCTGGAGCATGTGGTAAATCTTACTGGGCTGTCCAATGTTCAGGTTGTAAGGGAAAGAGCAGAG AATCTGGGGCAGGATATCGGCTTCAGAGAGAAATTTGATGTAGCAGTGGCCAGGGCAGTCGCAGAAATGAGAGTTCTAG cTGAATACTGCCTTCCTCTGGTTCGTGTTGGTGGGTTGTTTGTCGCTGCAAAAGGTCATGATCCTAAA GAGGAAGTTAGAAATGCAGAAAGAGCAATCAAATTGTTGGGTGCTTCCATATTGCAACTCCGCTCAG TGGAATCACACAGCCCACATGGACGGAGAACTGCTATCATTTGCTTAAAAAATCACCCCACTCCAAGAAAATATCCACGTGGTCCAG